One Patescibacteria group bacterium DNA window includes the following coding sequences:
- the recR gene encoding recombination mediator RecR, translating to MRYPLPLQRLIETFLLLPGVGRRTAIRFAYHIVRSDSRRVKELSQALLLVQQELRLCEKCRQLSEAVLCPICANSSRNGSQLCVVAEDNAITAIEQTGAFQGLYFVLGGTLDPVAGIDATNLPIAELLARIKPDVTEVLLAFDSDTAGETTTSYLKQELRQRANIRITQLARGMATGALLEYADEITLQNAILGRREDKGISASEEQ from the coding sequence ATGCGCTACCCGCTGCCCTTGCAGCGTCTCATTGAGACGTTTTTACTTCTCCCTGGCGTTGGACGACGCACCGCCATTCGTTTTGCCTACCACATTGTTCGCAGTGACTCACGACGAGTTAAAGAGCTCAGTCAGGCATTGCTCCTCGTGCAGCAGGAATTGCGATTGTGTGAAAAATGTCGACAGCTGAGCGAGGCAGTCCTATGCCCTATTTGTGCCAACTCATCACGCAACGGTTCGCAGCTGTGTGTAGTGGCAGAAGACAACGCCATAACCGCCATTGAACAAACAGGTGCCTTCCAAGGGCTCTATTTCGTCCTAGGCGGCACATTAGACCCCGTAGCAGGCATTGACGCGACTAACCTCCCAATTGCGGAGCTGCTGGCGAGAATCAAGCCGGACGTTACCGAAGTGTTATTAGCCTTTGATAGTGACACGGCCGGCGAAACAACCACAAGTTATCTGAAGCAAGAACTACGACAACGAGCCAACATCAGAATCACACAACTCGCTCGCGGCATGGCAACCGGCGCACTCCTTGAATACGCCGATGAAATTACCTTGCAAAACGCGATTCTCGGACGCCGAGAGGATAAAGGAATTTCAGCCTCGGAAGAACAATAA
- the dnaB gene encoding replicative DNA helicase produces MADNNSGVAKIPPQSIEAEQSLLGSILLSKEAIVKVADSVTPDDFYKDQHRLIYESMLSLFAKQEPIDVLSLSTRLEEQGVLEKVGGRSYLASLSNSVPAASHVSHYGEIVQRKATLRRLIDAGTTITGLGYDESDDLQVTLDKAEQGLIRVTQKYLRHIFTPMKSLLTEAFDRIDELHRQSGKLRGIPTGYKEIDNILAGLQKSDLIIIAARPSIGKTSLALDIARHVALHEKIPVGIFSLEMSKEQLVDRVLCAEAGVDLWKMRTGRLSDRGADDDFSRIGRAMGALAEAPIYIDDGAMANVMEIRARARRLQMERGLGLLIVDYLQLMEGRGKSESRVQEISEISRALKGLARELQIPVVALSQLSRAVEARSPSIPKLADLRESGAIEQDADVVMFIYRKAMDRSLRDTVSLEDRNIAEIYIEKHRNGPTGKVDLYFDESLTSFRNLDRSADNNGPSF; encoded by the coding sequence ATGGCAGATAATAATTCAGGAGTCGCCAAAATACCGCCGCAAAGCATCGAGGCTGAGCAATCACTGCTCGGCTCAATTTTGCTATCAAAAGAAGCCATCGTTAAGGTGGCCGACTCGGTGACACCTGATGATTTCTATAAAGACCAACATCGTCTTATTTATGAGTCGATGCTCAGCTTATTTGCCAAGCAAGAGCCAATCGACGTTCTGAGCTTAAGCACCCGTCTTGAAGAGCAAGGTGTTCTAGAAAAGGTTGGTGGGCGCAGCTACCTCGCATCGCTTTCAAACAGCGTACCAGCCGCATCGCACGTCAGTCACTATGGTGAAATTGTGCAACGAAAAGCAACGCTTCGCCGACTCATCGATGCCGGAACAACTATCACTGGCCTTGGGTACGACGAAAGTGACGATTTGCAAGTGACGCTCGACAAGGCTGAACAAGGACTCATTCGGGTGACCCAGAAGTACTTGCGGCATATTTTTACGCCGATGAAGTCGCTGCTCACCGAAGCTTTCGACCGTATTGATGAATTACACCGGCAGAGCGGCAAACTTCGAGGCATTCCAACGGGCTACAAAGAAATCGATAACATTCTTGCTGGACTACAAAAGTCTGACCTCATCATTATCGCCGCCCGACCATCAATTGGAAAAACATCGCTGGCCCTCGACATTGCTCGCCATGTGGCGCTCCACGAAAAAATTCCAGTGGGCATCTTCAGTTTAGAAATGTCTAAGGAACAACTCGTAGACCGTGTGCTCTGCGCCGAGGCTGGCGTTGACCTTTGGAAAATGCGCACCGGCCGTTTATCAGACCGCGGAGCTGATGACGATTTCTCTCGCATTGGCCGCGCCATGGGCGCACTCGCCGAAGCACCAATCTACATTGATGACGGTGCTATGGCGAACGTCATGGAAATTCGCGCCAGAGCCAGACGCTTACAAATGGAGCGAGGTTTGGGACTGCTCATCGTCGACTACCTACAGCTCATGGAAGGCAGAGGAAAGAGCGAAAGCCGCGTGCAGGAAATTTCTGAAATCAGCCGTGCACTTAAGGGGCTAGCTCGAGAACTGCAGATTCCGGTTGTGGCCTTGTCGCAGTTATCACGTGCAGTTGAGGCTAGAAGCCCGTCAATTCCGAAGCTCGCCGACCTACGGGAATCTGGGGCCATTGAGCAAGACGCGGATGTGGTCATGTTCATTTACCGAAAAGCTATGGACAGAAGCTTGCGCGACACCGTGTCACTTGAAGACCGAAACATTGCTGAAATTTATATTGAGAAACATCGTAATGGTCCGACTGGAAAAGTAGATTTATACTTCGACGAAAGTCTAACCAGCTTCCGCAACTTGGATCGCTCAGCTGACAACAACGGCCCGTCATTCTAA